The Hevea brasiliensis isolate MT/VB/25A 57/8 chromosome 1, ASM3005281v1, whole genome shotgun sequence genome has a window encoding:
- the LOC110652862 gene encoding L-ascorbate peroxidase, cytosolic isoform X2 — MTKNYPKVSEEYQKAIDKAKRKLRGFIAEKGCAPLMLRIAWHSAGTYDANTKTGGPFGTMRHAAEQAHAANNGLDIAVRLLEPIKQQFPILSYADFYQLAGVVAVEITGGPEIPFHPGREDKPEPPPEGRLPNATKGADHLREVFGKTMGLSDKDIVVLSGGHTLGRCHKERSGFDGPWTANPLIFDNSFFTELLAGQTEGLLQLPTDTVLVTDPVFRPYVEKYAADEDAFFADYAEAHVKLSELGFAEA, encoded by the exons ATGACGAAGAACTACCCAAAAGTTAGTGAAGAGTACCAGAAGGCCATTGATAAGGCCAAGAGGAAGCTCAGGGGTTTCATCGCTGAGAAGGGCTGTGCTCCTCTCATGCTCCGTATCGC ATGGCACTCAGCTGGAACTTACGACGCGAACACCAAGACTGGAGGTCCATTTGGAACCATGAGGCACGCAGCGGAGCAGGCCCATGCTGCTAACAATGGGCTGGATATTGCTGTCAGACTCCTTGAGCCCATCAAGCAGCAGTTCCCTATCCTCTCCTATGCTGACTTCTATCAG CTTGCTGGTGTTGTTGCCGTTGAGATCACTGGTGGGCCTGAGATCCCATTCCACCCTGGCAGAGAG GACAAGCCTGAACCACCTCCAGAAGGTCGTCTGCCTAATGCTACTAAAG GTGCTGATCACTTGAGGGAGGTCTTTGGCAAAACCATGGGTCTCAGTGACAAGGATATCGTTGTTCTCTCTGGTGGCCACACCCTG GGAAGGTGCCACAAGGAGCGCTCTGGTTTTGACGGGCCCTGGACTGCTAACCCACTTATCTTTGACAATTCTTTCTTCAC GGAGCTCTTGGCTGGACAGACGGAAGGCCTTCTACAATTGCCAACTGACACGGTTCTTGTTACCGATCCTGTCTTCCGCCCATATGTTGAAAAATATGCTGCT GATGAAGATGCATTCTTTGCTGATTATGCTGAGGCCCATGTGAAGCTCTCCGAGCTGGG GTTTGCTGAGGCTTAA
- the LOC110646520 gene encoding putative protein NRT1/ PTR FAMILY 2.2 — protein sequence MAAMGANQFNSVKDQEAFINWYVIISYGSTVTGATIVVYTEDNVSWALGFGLSAVANIVGLAVFFLGSHYYHQIKLQGSPFTNLARVIIAAIRKRKVPLSSKIEDYYCGHKAVQIEVLAPTKSLRYLNHAALKIEGETRSDGSIAKPWSLCSTQKVEDLKTFLRIFRCCQVPFS from the exons ATGGCAGCAATGGGAGCAAACCAATTCAACAGTGTGAAGGATCAAGAGGCTTTTATTAATTGGTATGTGATCATTTCGTATGGCTCTACAGTGACAGGTGCCACAATTGTTGTCTATACTGAGGATAATGTAAGTTGGGCACTTGGGTTCGGCCTATCTGCTGTCGCTAACATTGTTGGCTTAGCAGTTTTCTTCTTGGGAAGTCATTACTATCATCAGATTAAGCTGCAGGGGAGCCCATTTACAAACTTAGCTCGCGTCATCATTGCAGCAATTCGAAAAAGGAAAGTTCCACTTTCTTCCAAAATAGAAGATTACTACTGTGGGCACAAGGCAGTGCAAATAGAGGTTTTGGCACCAACTAAAAGCTTGAG GTACCTTAATCATGCAGCTTTAAAGATAGAAGGAGAAACCCGATCGGATGGCTCCATTGCAAAACCATGGAGCCTTTGTTCAACACAGAAAGTGGAGGACCTCAAAACCTTCTTGAGGATTTTCCGTTGTTGTCAAGTGCCATTTTCTTAA
- the LOC110646528 gene encoding mitogen-activated protein kinase 3 produces the protein MADGEFPAVPTHGGQFVQYNIFGNLFEITSKYRPPIMPIGRGAYGIVCSVLNSETNEMVAIKKIANAFENHMDAKRTLREIKLLRHFDHENVVAIRDVIPPPLRREFTDVYIATELMDTDLHQIIRSNQSLSEEHCQYFLYQILRGLKYIHSANIIHRDLKPSNLLLNANCDLKICDFGLARPTSENEFMTEYVVTRWYRAPELLLNSSDYTAAIDVWSVGCIFMELMNRKPLFPGKDHVHQLRLLTELLGTPTEADLGFVKSEDARRYIRQLSQYPRQPLAQVFPHVHPLAIDLIDRMLTFDPTRRITVEEALAHPYLARLHDIADEPVCPVPFSFDFEQQPLVEEQMKEMIYREALALNPEYA, from the exons ATGGCTGACGGCGAATTTCCGGCGGTTCCAACTCACGGAGGCCAGTTTGTCCAATACAACATTTTCGGTAATCTTTTCGAAATCACGTCGAAATATCGGCCTCCTATCATGCCGATCGGCCGTGGCGCTTATGGTATTGTCTG TTCGGTGTTGAATTCGGAGACGAATGAGATGGTAGCGATAAAGAAGATAGCTAACGCTTTTGAAAATCATATGGACGCCAAACGCACGCTTCGAGAGATTAAGTTGCTTCGCCATTTTGATCACGAGAAC GTTGTAGCTATCAGAGATGTAATTCCTCCACCTTTACGAAGAGAATTTACTGATGTCTACATTGCCACAGAGCTCATGGACACTGATCTTCATCAGATTATACGCTCCAACCAAAGTTTGTCAGAGGAGCATTGTCAG TACTTCCTGTATCAGATTCTTCGAGGGCTGAAATACATACACTCTGCTAATATTATTCATAGAGATCTAAAACCCAGTAATTTGCTGTTAAATGCAAATTGCGACTTAAAGATATGTGATTTTGGTTTAGCTCGGCCAACTTCAGAGAATGAATTTATGACAGAATATGTTGTTACCAGATGGTATAGAGCACCTGAGCTTTTGCTTAACTCTTCAGACTACACTGCTGCAATAGATGTGTGGTCTGTGGGTTGCATCTTTATGGAACTTATGAACAGAAAGCCTTTATTTCCAGGCAAAGATCATGTGCATCAGTTGCGCCTATTAACAGAG CTTCTTGGCACGCCAACTGAAGCAGATCTTGGGTTTGTCAAGAGTGAAGATGCTAGAAGATACATCCGACAACTAAGTCAATATCCTCGTCAGCCTTTAGCCCAAGTTTTCCCTCATGTTCATCCTTTGGCCATTGATCTTATTGATCGAATGTTAACATTTGATCCCACAAGAAGAATTACTG TTGAAGAAGCATTAGCGCATCCCTATCTGGCAAGGTTACATGACATAGCTGATGAACCAGTGTGCCCAGTGCCATTCTCTTTTGATTTTGAGCAACAGCCCTTGGTAGAAGAGCAGATGAAGGAAATGATTTACAGAGAGGCCTTGGCACTCAATCCTGAGTATGCATAA
- the LOC110652862 gene encoding L-ascorbate peroxidase, cytosolic isoform X1, whose translation MEIIAEGKMTKNYPKVSEEYQKAIDKAKRKLRGFIAEKGCAPLMLRIAWHSAGTYDANTKTGGPFGTMRHAAEQAHAANNGLDIAVRLLEPIKQQFPILSYADFYQLAGVVAVEITGGPEIPFHPGREDKPEPPPEGRLPNATKGADHLREVFGKTMGLSDKDIVVLSGGHTLGRCHKERSGFDGPWTANPLIFDNSFFTELLAGQTEGLLQLPTDTVLVTDPVFRPYVEKYAADEDAFFADYAEAHVKLSELGFAEA comes from the exons ATGGAAAT AATCGCAGAAGGAAAAATGACGAAGAACTACCCAAAAGTTAGTGAAGAGTACCAGAAGGCCATTGATAAGGCCAAGAGGAAGCTCAGGGGTTTCATCGCTGAGAAGGGCTGTGCTCCTCTCATGCTCCGTATCGC ATGGCACTCAGCTGGAACTTACGACGCGAACACCAAGACTGGAGGTCCATTTGGAACCATGAGGCACGCAGCGGAGCAGGCCCATGCTGCTAACAATGGGCTGGATATTGCTGTCAGACTCCTTGAGCCCATCAAGCAGCAGTTCCCTATCCTCTCCTATGCTGACTTCTATCAG CTTGCTGGTGTTGTTGCCGTTGAGATCACTGGTGGGCCTGAGATCCCATTCCACCCTGGCAGAGAG GACAAGCCTGAACCACCTCCAGAAGGTCGTCTGCCTAATGCTACTAAAG GTGCTGATCACTTGAGGGAGGTCTTTGGCAAAACCATGGGTCTCAGTGACAAGGATATCGTTGTTCTCTCTGGTGGCCACACCCTG GGAAGGTGCCACAAGGAGCGCTCTGGTTTTGACGGGCCCTGGACTGCTAACCCACTTATCTTTGACAATTCTTTCTTCAC GGAGCTCTTGGCTGGACAGACGGAAGGCCTTCTACAATTGCCAACTGACACGGTTCTTGTTACCGATCCTGTCTTCCGCCCATATGTTGAAAAATATGCTGCT GATGAAGATGCATTCTTTGCTGATTATGCTGAGGCCCATGTGAAGCTCTCCGAGCTGGG GTTTGCTGAGGCTTAA